From one Bordetella genomosp. 9 genomic stretch:
- a CDS encoding DMT family transporter, translating to MPPSAGMPPSAGILCILVGMLSLTISDAIAKWLGGMYSPPQILFLRAAIALPFVAAVVLALGGRQALRTRHPGIHLLRGAINVVSACAFYGSLRYLPFAEATAISYAAPLCVTVLSVIVLKERVDAMRWGVIVLGFAGVLLIVRPGASSFQAAALLPLVTAVLYAAMMITARAIGPGESFLTMAFYIVVAQLVCSAAVLPWFWRSPDPTHWPFFAGVALFSTAGLSLITQAFRIAPASVVAPFDYTGLIWATLLGWIFWRETPDLMTSVGAVIIVAAGLSIILRESMRADRKPR from the coding sequence ATGCCGCCATCGGCCGGCATGCCGCCGTCCGCCGGGATCCTCTGCATCCTGGTGGGCATGCTGAGCCTGACCATCAGCGACGCCATCGCCAAATGGCTGGGGGGCATGTATTCGCCGCCCCAGATCCTGTTCCTGCGCGCGGCCATCGCCCTGCCCTTCGTCGCCGCGGTGGTGCTGGCCCTGGGCGGCAGGCAGGCGCTGCGCACCCGCCATCCCGGCATCCATCTGCTGCGCGGCGCGATCAATGTGGTGTCAGCCTGCGCGTTCTACGGCAGCCTGCGCTACCTGCCCTTCGCGGAAGCAACCGCCATCTCGTACGCGGCGCCGCTGTGCGTGACCGTGCTGTCCGTGATCGTGCTGAAGGAGCGCGTGGACGCCATGCGCTGGGGCGTGATCGTGCTGGGCTTCGCGGGGGTGCTGTTGATCGTGCGGCCGGGCGCGTCGAGCTTCCAGGCGGCGGCTCTGCTGCCGCTGGTCACGGCGGTCCTGTACGCCGCCATGATGATCACGGCGCGGGCCATCGGACCGGGCGAAAGTTTCCTGACCATGGCCTTCTACATCGTGGTGGCGCAGCTGGTATGCAGCGCGGCCGTCCTGCCCTGGTTCTGGCGCTCGCCGGATCCCACGCATTGGCCTTTCTTCGCCGGCGTCGCGCTGTTCAGCACCGCCGGCCTGTCCCTGATCACGCAGGCGTTCCGCATCGCGCCGGCGTCGGTGGTCGCGCCCTTCGATTACACCGGCCTGATCTGGGCCACGCTGCTGGGCTGGATCTTCTGGCGCGAAACGCCGGATCTCATGACGTCGGTGGGCGCGGTGATCATCGTGGCCGCGGGCCTGAGCATCATCCTGCGGGAATCGATGCGGGCGGACCGGAAGCCGCGCTAG
- a CDS encoding Bug family tripartite tricarboxylate transporter substrate binding protein, translating into MSTIQQFRRWAAATALIAIAGSASAAGANWPDHPVTFIVPSAAGGSPDVLSRLVTAQVAKQTGGTLVIENRPGAAGNIGINLVKRAAPDGYTIGYGNINTLAVNRSLFKKLPYDVDKDLVPVVHMMDLYNVLVVPADSPAHSVQELIDLARKNPGKLSYGAPGVGTTGHMGGELFKSMAKIDVMFIPYNGGPAAIQDLLGGRIDYLFANSSEAVPLVKSGKVRALGVSSLKRLDLLPEIPTLDEAGLKGYETVAWGGVVAPHGTPPEVVAKINADINQALKAPEVREGLATLGAVPAGGTPEDFKKLIDSETAKWQEIIETAHIEKLD; encoded by the coding sequence ATGTCCACCATCCAGCAGTTCCGCCGCTGGGCCGCCGCCACGGCCCTGATCGCCATCGCCGGCAGCGCGTCCGCCGCGGGCGCCAACTGGCCCGACCATCCCGTCACGTTCATCGTGCCGTCGGCCGCCGGCGGTTCGCCGGACGTGCTGTCGCGACTGGTCACCGCACAGGTGGCCAAGCAGACCGGCGGGACCCTGGTCATCGAAAACCGCCCCGGGGCGGCCGGCAATATCGGCATCAACCTGGTCAAGCGCGCCGCGCCGGACGGCTACACCATCGGCTACGGCAACATCAACACGCTGGCGGTAAACCGCTCGCTGTTCAAGAAGCTGCCGTACGACGTGGACAAGGACCTGGTGCCTGTCGTACACATGATGGACCTGTACAACGTGCTGGTCGTGCCGGCCGATTCGCCCGCCCATAGCGTGCAGGAGCTGATCGACCTGGCCCGCAAGAACCCCGGCAAGCTGTCCTACGGCGCGCCCGGCGTGGGCACGACGGGCCACATGGGTGGCGAGCTGTTCAAGAGCATGGCGAAGATCGACGTGATGTTCATTCCCTACAACGGCGGTCCGGCCGCCATCCAGGACCTGCTGGGCGGCCGCATCGACTATCTGTTCGCCAACTCTTCCGAAGCCGTGCCGCTGGTCAAGAGCGGCAAGGTGCGCGCCCTGGGCGTCAGCAGCCTGAAGCGCCTGGACCTGCTGCCCGAGATCCCCACGCTGGACGAGGCCGGCCTGAAGGGCTATGAAACCGTGGCCTGGGGCGGCGTGGTCGCGCCGCACGGCACGCCGCCGGAGGTGGTCGCCAAGATCAACGCCGACATCAACCAGGCCTTGAAGGCGCCGGAAGTCCGCGAAGGCCTGGCCACCCTGGGCGCCGTGCCGGCCGGCGGCACGCCGGAAGACTTCAAGAAGCTGATCGATAGCGAAACGGCGAAGTGGCAGGAAATCATCGAGACCGCCCACATAGAGAAACTCGACTGA
- a CDS encoding MFS transporter translates to MTSPSIKRDVPHGADAPPRHTRGTPGYRNTNWALFAAGFSTFSLMYCVQPLLPLFADHFGITPTQSSLSLSLTTGLLAVAIFIVGFWSSRLPRKGVMAVSLFASGILTLAVALTPTWHALLTVRALQGLVLGGVPAVAMAYLAEEVAPSDLGFAMGLYIGGSAFGGMAGRVMTGLLADYFDWRIAMMAVGVLGIGSAVLFVMSLPASRHFTPQRGGGWGAARDGIMTHLVDVNLLSLFALAFLLMGGFVTIYNYAGFRLLAPPFSLSQAAISAIFAVYVVGIFASALFGRLADRHGRGAMLCLGVGTMLLGILLTLSSALAVVVAGVILATFGFFAAHAVASGWVGQLARGYKAQAASLYLLAYYLGSSVLGSVGGTCWEWAGWKGVAGLIGTFLVLGLALSWRLYVVLGARPAQAPASATKAR, encoded by the coding sequence ATGACTTCGCCATCGATCAAGCGCGACGTGCCGCATGGCGCGGATGCGCCGCCGCGCCATACGCGCGGCACGCCGGGTTACCGCAACACCAACTGGGCGCTGTTCGCCGCCGGCTTTTCCACCTTTTCATTGATGTACTGCGTGCAGCCGTTGCTGCCGCTGTTCGCCGACCACTTCGGCATTACTCCCACCCAGAGCAGCCTGTCGCTGTCGCTCACCACCGGGCTGCTGGCGGTGGCGATCTTCATCGTCGGGTTCTGGTCCAGCCGCCTGCCGCGCAAGGGCGTCATGGCCGTGTCGCTGTTCGCGTCCGGCATCCTGACCCTGGCGGTGGCCCTGACGCCGACCTGGCATGCGCTGCTGACCGTGCGGGCCCTGCAGGGGCTGGTCCTGGGCGGCGTGCCGGCCGTCGCCATGGCCTACCTGGCCGAAGAGGTCGCGCCATCGGACCTGGGGTTCGCCATGGGGCTGTACATCGGCGGCAGCGCCTTCGGCGGCATGGCGGGGCGGGTGATGACCGGCCTGCTGGCCGACTATTTCGACTGGCGCATCGCCATGATGGCGGTGGGCGTGCTGGGCATAGGCTCGGCGGTGCTGTTCGTGATGAGCCTGCCGGCGTCGCGGCATTTCACGCCGCAGCGGGGCGGCGGCTGGGGGGCGGCGCGCGACGGCATCATGACCCATCTGGTCGACGTCAATCTGCTGTCCCTGTTCGCCTTGGCCTTCCTGTTGATGGGCGGCTTCGTCACGATCTACAACTACGCGGGCTTTCGCCTGCTGGCGCCGCCTTTTTCGCTGAGCCAGGCGGCCATCAGCGCGATCTTCGCGGTCTATGTAGTGGGGATATTCGCATCGGCCCTGTTCGGCCGGCTGGCCGACCGCCACGGGCGCGGGGCCATGCTGTGCCTGGGCGTGGGCACGATGCTGCTGGGCATCCTGCTGACCTTGTCGTCCGCGCTGGCGGTGGTGGTGGCGGGGGTGATCCTGGCGACGTTCGGGTTCTTCGCCGCGCACGCGGTGGCCAGCGGCTGGGTGGGCCAGCTGGCGCGCGGCTACAAGGCGCAGGCGGCGTCGCTGTATCTGCTGGCCTACTACCTGGGTTCCAGCGTGTTGGGCTCGGTCGGCGGAACCTGCTGGGAATGGGCGGGGTGGAAAGGCGTGGCGGGCCTGATCGGCACGTTCCTGGTGCTGGGCCTGGCGCTGTCATGGCGTCTTTACGTGGTGCTCGGCGCGCGGCCGGCGCAGGCGCCGGCGTCCGCGACCAAGGCCCGGTAA
- a CDS encoding LysR family transcriptional regulator — translation MSPSRDDGAPDAGSRGDSGGARPPLNLRQIEVFRAIMLSGSISGAGRMLHVSQPAISRVLALMENRLRYPLFERSRSRLTPTAEARRLYAEVEQVYGGIQRVNELATTLGEAGAGMLRVVSSASYGQRMVPMALRALRAARARVRVDYRTATFDELAGYFLGGHADIAVSMRPPDHPNLAAVELGSAEVVCILPPGHALASRAVVRARDFASVDWIGYPSEAPLGRVLTQFFDGAPDRAAAVEVHSPVLAAAFVQQGLGPALVDAWCVGPELRRSVAVRPIEPAGRVGIWATHSTMQPLPLMAHRFLEVLRAVIAAEPAPVSSDPVTS, via the coding sequence GTGTCGCCATCCCGTGACGACGGCGCGCCGGACGCCGGTTCGCGCGGCGACTCCGGCGGCGCCCGACCGCCGCTGAACCTGCGCCAGATCGAGGTTTTCCGCGCCATCATGCTGTCCGGCTCCATCAGCGGCGCCGGCCGCATGCTGCACGTGTCGCAGCCGGCCATCAGCCGCGTGCTGGCCCTGATGGAAAACCGCCTGCGCTATCCGCTGTTCGAACGGTCGCGCAGCCGCCTGACCCCCACCGCGGAGGCGCGGCGCCTGTACGCCGAAGTGGAACAGGTGTACGGCGGCATCCAGCGCGTCAACGAACTCGCGACTACCCTGGGCGAGGCCGGCGCCGGCATGCTTCGAGTGGTGTCCAGCGCCAGCTACGGCCAGCGCATGGTGCCCATGGCCCTGCGCGCCCTGCGGGCGGCACGGGCGCGCGTCCGCGTCGATTACCGCACCGCGACCTTCGACGAACTCGCCGGCTATTTCCTGGGCGGCCATGCGGATATCGCCGTTTCCATGCGCCCGCCGGATCATCCCAACCTGGCGGCGGTCGAACTGGGCAGCGCGGAAGTCGTGTGCATCCTGCCGCCCGGCCATGCCTTGGCCAGCCGCGCGGTGGTGCGCGCGCGGGATTTCGCGTCGGTGGACTGGATCGGCTATCCCTCGGAAGCGCCGCTGGGCCGCGTGTTGACGCAGTTCTTCGACGGCGCGCCCGACCGTGCGGCGGCGGTGGAAGTGCATTCGCCCGTCCTGGCGGCCGCGTTCGTGCAGCAGGGCCTGGGTCCCGCCCTGGTGGACGCCTGGTGCGTCGGCCCGGAACTGCGCCGTTCCGTCGCCGTGCGGCCTATCGAGCCGGCGGGCAGGGTGGGCATCTGGGCCACCCACTCCACCATGCAGCCCTTGCCGCTGATGGCGCATCGTTTCCTGGAGGTGCTGCGCGCCGTGATCGCCGCCGAGCCGGCGCCGGTGTCCAGCGATCCGGTTACGTCCTGA
- a CDS encoding DUF423 domain-containing protein, whose product MPDRVFVFLGALNMFLAVGAGAFGAHGLRRILSADMLQVWQTAVTYHMAHALGLLAIAALAPRFAHAPGMWNAAGWLMFAGIVIFSGSLYLLAGTGIRWLGAITPLGGTAFLAAWALVAWQALRATSGS is encoded by the coding sequence ATGCCTGACCGCGTATTCGTTTTTCTCGGCGCCCTGAACATGTTCCTGGCCGTGGGCGCGGGCGCGTTCGGCGCGCATGGCTTGCGGCGCATCCTGTCGGCCGACATGCTGCAGGTCTGGCAGACGGCCGTCACTTACCACATGGCCCATGCCCTGGGCCTGCTGGCGATCGCCGCCCTGGCGCCCCGTTTCGCCCACGCGCCGGGGATGTGGAACGCCGCGGGCTGGCTGATGTTCGCCGGGATCGTGATTTTCAGCGGCAGCCTGTATCTGCTGGCCGGCACGGGCATCCGCTGGCTGGGCGCGATCACGCCGCTGGGCGGCACGGCATTCCTGGCGGCCTGGGCGCTGGTGGCCTGGCAGGCGCTGCGCGCCACCTCGGGAAGTTGA
- a CDS encoding N-acyl-D-amino-acid deacylase family protein — MNADLILRNATVIDGTGKQRYTADVAIAGERIAGIGSFDAADVPAVDARGRVLAPGFIDSHTHDDGYLLAHPDMTPKVSQGITTVVTGNCGVSLAPLVAGQIPQPLDLLGPPSLFRFKTFAAWLDALREAPAAVNVIPLVGHTTLRVAAMADTGRPATGAEIDAMRAMMEEAMAAGAFGMSTGTFYPPAAHAPTDEIIAVGAPIRACGGLYATHLRDEADHIVTAMEEALAIGKALDCLVVFSHHKLAGEKNHGRSAETLALMERAGAMQPVCLDCHPYPATSTMLRLDRVRISRRTMITWSKGYPEAKGRDFADVMRELGLTEEETLQKLSPAGAIYFLLDEQDVKRILTHPLAMVGSDGLPFDPHPHPRQWGTFTNVLRTLVREQSLLSLEQAIHKMTGQAARNYGVAERGLLQPGYYADLVLFDADRVSDRATFEQPIQVSQGIQGVWVNGRRVWKDGAAGTERPGQVLTPTRNPESLQ; from the coding sequence ATGAACGCCGACCTGATCCTGCGTAATGCCACCGTCATCGACGGCACCGGTAAGCAACGCTATACCGCCGACGTCGCCATCGCCGGGGAACGCATCGCCGGCATCGGCAGCTTCGACGCCGCCGACGTGCCGGCCGTCGACGCGCGGGGTCGGGTGCTCGCGCCCGGTTTCATCGACTCGCACACCCACGACGACGGCTATCTGCTGGCGCATCCCGACATGACGCCCAAGGTTTCCCAGGGCATCACCACCGTGGTCACCGGCAACTGCGGCGTCAGCCTCGCGCCGCTGGTGGCCGGGCAGATCCCGCAGCCGCTGGACCTGCTGGGACCGCCGTCGCTGTTCCGCTTCAAGACCTTCGCCGCCTGGCTGGATGCGCTGCGCGAGGCGCCCGCCGCGGTCAACGTCATCCCGCTGGTCGGCCATACCACCCTGCGTGTCGCCGCCATGGCCGACACCGGCCGTCCCGCCACCGGCGCGGAAATCGACGCCATGCGCGCGATGATGGAAGAGGCCATGGCCGCCGGCGCCTTCGGCATGTCCACCGGCACCTTCTATCCCCCCGCCGCGCACGCCCCCACCGACGAAATCATCGCAGTGGGCGCGCCCATCCGCGCCTGCGGCGGCCTGTACGCCACCCATCTGCGCGACGAAGCCGATCACATCGTCACCGCCATGGAAGAAGCGCTGGCGATCGGCAAGGCCCTGGATTGCCTGGTGGTCTTCTCCCACCACAAGCTGGCCGGCGAGAAAAACCATGGCCGATCGGCCGAAACCCTGGCGCTGATGGAGCGTGCCGGCGCCATGCAGCCGGTCTGCCTGGACTGCCACCCCTACCCCGCCACGTCCACCATGCTGCGCCTGGACCGCGTGCGCATCTCGCGCCGGACCATGATCACCTGGTCCAAGGGCTATCCGGAAGCCAAGGGCCGCGATTTTGCTGACGTGATGCGCGAACTGGGGCTCACCGAGGAGGAAACGCTGCAAAAACTGTCCCCCGCCGGGGCCATCTATTTCCTGCTCGACGAGCAGGACGTCAAGCGCATCCTGACCCATCCGCTGGCGATGGTGGGCTCCGACGGCCTGCCCTTCGATCCGCATCCGCACCCCCGGCAATGGGGCACCTTCACCAACGTCCTGCGCACGCTCGTGCGCGAGCAATCGTTGCTGTCCCTGGAACAGGCCATCCACAAGATGACCGGCCAGGCCGCCCGCAACTACGGCGTCGCCGAACGCGGACTGCTGCAGCCGGGCTATTATGCCGACCTGGTGCTGTTCGACGCGGACCGCGTATCCGACCGGGCGACGTTCGAACAGCCGATCCAGGTCAGCCAGGGTATCCAGGGCGTATGGGTCAACGGCCGCCGGGTCTGGAAGGACGGCGCCGCCGGCACCGAACGCCCCGGCCAAGTGCTGACCCCCACACGGAATCCGGAGTCCCTGCAGTGA
- a CDS encoding glutathione S-transferase family protein translates to MTHYELIGSRGCGSAIVEAALRLSGLDARITDIPYLKPGPGRDRLLGLNPLGQVPVLILPGGAVMTESAAMILHLNEAAPHANLVPAAGGLPRARFFEMLVRLGAAVYPTFTYGDDPARWTGEGEAAQKLRAATDDRRELLWRSIEEQVGEPHVLGEQLTALDLYVAVMTHWRPRRAWFDEHCPRLAAAADQAAGHARVRDVLHRHFSGAGD, encoded by the coding sequence ATGACGCACTACGAATTGATCGGTTCGCGGGGCTGCGGCTCGGCCATCGTCGAAGCCGCATTGCGCCTGTCGGGCCTGGACGCTCGCATCACCGACATTCCTTATCTCAAGCCCGGACCGGGCCGCGACCGCCTGCTGGGACTCAATCCGCTGGGGCAGGTGCCCGTGCTGATCCTGCCTGGCGGCGCGGTGATGACCGAAAGCGCCGCCATGATCCTGCATCTGAACGAAGCCGCGCCGCATGCCAACCTGGTGCCGGCGGCGGGGGGCCTGCCGCGCGCGCGGTTCTTCGAAATGCTGGTGCGGCTGGGGGCCGCGGTGTATCCGACCTTCACCTATGGCGACGATCCGGCGCGCTGGACCGGCGAAGGCGAAGCGGCGCAAAAGCTGCGCGCGGCCACCGACGACCGCCGGGAATTGCTCTGGCGCTCCATCGAGGAACAGGTCGGCGAACCACACGTGCTGGGCGAGCAGTTGACCGCGCTGGACCTTTATGTGGCCGTCATGACGCACTGGCGTCCCCGGCGCGCATGGTTCGACGAGCATTGTCCGCGCCTGGCCGCGGCGGCGGACCAGGCGGCGGGGCATGCCCGCGTCCGCGACGTGCTGCACCGGCATTTCTCCGGCGCCGGGGATTGA
- a CDS encoding MFS transporter, which yields MATPEPTDPATAARLLARPAFTRFLVARFAASLAFQIVSVAVGWQIYALTGSALDLGLIGLAQFGPMLALTLVVGHVADRYDRRRIVAICMAVEALAAIVLAAVSLNGAANHVIVYAAIIAISSARAFESPTLPALLPAVVPRFLIPRATALSTSSNQVAQIAGPALGGVGYGLGAGWVYAAAAACYVVGLVAMLGMKTEGPPARKEPTTWQTLFAGFTFIASRRILFGTLSLDLFAVLLGGATALLPVFAKDILQAGPWALGALRAAPAIGAACTALILSRRNLDGNIGLTLFGALFLFGLATIVFGYSQSIPVSVAALVLLGAADSISVVVRTSLVQLNTPNEMLGRVSAINMLFIGTSNQLGEFRAGVMAEVTGAVAAVVVGGFGTIAVAGLWMWWYPELRNLRSLDNVPHP from the coding sequence ATGGCCACGCCAGAACCTACCGACCCGGCCACCGCCGCAAGACTGCTCGCGCGGCCGGCGTTCACCCGGTTCCTGGTGGCACGCTTCGCGGCGTCGCTGGCCTTCCAGATCGTGTCCGTCGCGGTCGGCTGGCAGATCTATGCGCTGACCGGCAGCGCGCTGGACCTGGGCTTGATCGGGCTGGCGCAGTTCGGTCCCATGCTGGCCCTGACCCTGGTCGTGGGCCACGTCGCCGACCGCTACGACCGCCGCAGGATCGTCGCCATCTGCATGGCGGTGGAAGCGCTGGCGGCCATCGTGCTGGCCGCGGTTTCCCTGAACGGCGCGGCCAATCATGTCATCGTGTACGCCGCCATCATCGCCATCAGCTCGGCGCGCGCCTTCGAGTCGCCCACCCTGCCCGCGCTGCTTCCCGCGGTCGTCCCGCGCTTCCTGATTCCGCGCGCGACGGCGCTGTCGACCTCGTCCAACCAGGTCGCGCAGATTGCCGGCCCCGCGCTCGGCGGCGTCGGCTACGGCCTTGGGGCGGGCTGGGTCTACGCGGCCGCCGCGGCCTGCTATGTCGTCGGGCTGGTCGCCATGCTGGGCATGAAGACCGAAGGACCGCCGGCGCGCAAGGAGCCGACCACCTGGCAGACGCTGTTCGCCGGCTTCACCTTCATCGCCAGCCGCCGCATCCTGTTCGGCACGCTGTCCCTGGACCTGTTCGCGGTGCTGCTGGGGGGCGCCACGGCGCTCCTGCCGGTGTTCGCCAAGGACATCCTGCAGGCCGGACCGTGGGCGCTGGGCGCCTTGCGGGCCGCGCCCGCCATCGGCGCCGCCTGCACGGCCCTGATCCTCAGCCGCAGGAACCTGGACGGCAATATCGGCCTGACCCTGTTCGGCGCCCTGTTCCTGTTCGGCCTGGCCACCATCGTGTTCGGCTACTCGCAGTCCATCCCGGTATCCGTGGCGGCCCTGGTGCTGCTGGGCGCCGCCGACTCGATCAGCGTGGTGGTGCGCACGTCGCTGGTCCAGTTGAACACGCCCAACGAAATGCTGGGACGGGTCAGCGCCATCAATATGCTGTTCATCGGCACGTCCAACCAGCTGGGCGAGTTCCGCGCCGGCGTGATGGCCGAAGTCACCGGCGCGGTGGCGGCCGTCGTGGTGGGCGGTTTCGGCACCATCGCGGTAGCGGGCCTGTGGATGTGGTGGTATCCCGAGCTGCGCAACCTGCGCTCGCTGGACAACGTGCCGCATCCCTGA
- a CDS encoding ABC transporter permease, producing the protein MYPISVSKSAVRSADGRGPNRWDWALLPLILGVLAALAFGASQMAKPYAVGTPLPISLDPAYLPYYLLRTTLRMFMALGASLLFSFVFAAVASKSRTAEKILVPMVDILQSIPILGFLSITVTGFIALFPGSLLGVECAAIFAIFTSQAWNMALSLYQSIRTVPSELNEAARVFRLSGWQRFWRLELPYATPALLWNMMLSMSGGWFFVVASEAITVSNQDIKLPGIGSYIAVAIDAQNVHAIVYAIIAMAIGILLYDQLFFRPLLAWADKFRFEDTQSNTAQQSWVLDLLRRGRLTRACSEALAHRAQGVLGWFRRGYDGTSVRSRTRTRSAYVERAVDAVLTALVLIAVWRLVVFVHAEVGWTEVVRVFGLGLITLLRVLVLICLASLIWVPLGIMIGLRPAWSQRVQALAQLLAAFPSNLLFPLAVIVIVAFQLNPEIWLSPLIIFGTQWYILFNVVAGATTIPSELRYAADNLGLKGWLKWRRFYLPAVFPSFVTGAITASGGSWNASIVAEVVTWGKTTLTAHGLGGYIADMTSRGDFPRIALGIGVMCVFVMGLNRFLWRRLYLLAEKWSR; encoded by the coding sequence ATGTACCCGATTTCTGTCTCCAAATCGGCGGTGCGTTCCGCCGACGGCCGCGGTCCCAACCGGTGGGACTGGGCCTTGTTGCCCCTGATCCTGGGCGTCCTGGCGGCGCTGGCCTTCGGCGCATCGCAGATGGCCAAGCCGTATGCGGTGGGCACGCCGCTGCCCATATCGCTGGATCCCGCGTATCTGCCTTACTACCTGTTGCGGACCACGCTGCGCATGTTCATGGCGCTGGGCGCGTCGCTGCTGTTCAGCTTCGTGTTCGCCGCGGTGGCGTCCAAGTCGCGCACCGCGGAAAAAATCCTGGTGCCGATGGTGGACATCCTGCAGTCGATTCCCATCCTGGGTTTCCTGTCCATCACGGTCACGGGATTCATCGCGCTGTTTCCCGGCAGCCTGCTGGGCGTCGAATGCGCCGCCATCTTCGCCATTTTCACGTCGCAGGCCTGGAACATGGCGCTGAGCCTGTACCAGTCGATACGCACGGTGCCGTCGGAACTGAACGAAGCCGCGCGCGTGTTCCGGCTCAGCGGGTGGCAGCGATTCTGGCGGCTGGAGCTGCCGTATGCCACGCCCGCGCTGCTGTGGAACATGATGCTGTCGATGTCGGGCGGCTGGTTCTTCGTGGTGGCGTCGGAAGCCATCACCGTATCGAACCAGGACATCAAGCTGCCCGGCATCGGGTCCTATATCGCGGTCGCCATCGACGCGCAGAACGTGCATGCCATCGTCTACGCCATCATCGCCATGGCGATCGGCATCCTGCTGTACGACCAATTGTTCTTCCGGCCGCTGCTGGCCTGGGCCGACAAGTTCCGCTTCGAGGATACGCAGAGCAATACCGCGCAGCAGTCGTGGGTGCTCGATCTGCTGCGCCGGGGCCGCCTGACGCGGGCCTGCAGCGAAGCGCTGGCCCACCGGGCGCAGGGCGTGCTGGGCTGGTTCCGCCGAGGTTATGACGGGACCTCGGTGCGTTCGCGCACCCGTACGCGCAGCGCCTATGTCGAGCGCGCCGTCGACGCGGTGCTGACCGCGCTGGTCCTGATCGCCGTCTGGCGGCTGGTGGTTTTCGTCCACGCGGAAGTCGGATGGACCGAAGTGGTGCGCGTGTTCGGCCTGGGCCTGATCACGCTGCTGCGGGTGCTGGTGCTGATCTGCCTGGCGTCGCTGATCTGGGTGCCGCTGGGCATCATGATAGGCCTGCGCCCCGCCTGGTCGCAGCGCGTGCAGGCGCTGGCGCAACTGCTGGCCGCGTTTCCCTCCAACCTGCTGTTCCCGCTGGCCGTCATCGTGATCGTGGCGTTCCAGCTGAATCCGGAGATCTGGCTGAGTCCGCTCATCATCTTCGGCACCCAGTGGTATATCTTGTTCAACGTGGTCGCGGGCGCCACCACCATACCCAGCGAACTGCGCTATGCGGCGGACAACCTGGGACTGAAAGGCTGGCTGAAATGGCGCCGCTTCTATCTGCCCGCGGTGTTTCCGAGTTTCGTCACCGGCGCCATCACGGCCAGCGGCGGCTCGTGGAACGCCAGCATCGTGGCCGAGGTCGTCACCTGGGGCAAGACCACGCTGACGGCCCACGGGCTGGGCGGCTATATCGCCGACATGACCTCGCGCGGCGACTTTCCCCGTATCGCACTGGGCATAGGCGTTATGTGCGTGTTCGTCATGGGCTTGAACCGGTTCCTGTGGCGCCGGCTGTATTTACTCGCCGAAAAGTGGAGCAGATAG